One Amaranthus tricolor cultivar Red isolate AtriRed21 chromosome 10, ASM2621246v1, whole genome shotgun sequence genomic window carries:
- the LOC130826014 gene encoding xyloglucan endotransglucosylase/hydrolase protein 24-like, whose protein sequence is MGVSSNGLVGKLLVLNLVMVVVVLVMSSTAYGAGNFLEAFEPTFGGNRVRVSGPQNTQLALTLDRGSGSGFRSKREYLFGRIDMQIKLVPGNSAGTVTTFYLSSDQRTGRHDEIDFEFLGNLSGQPYTIHTNVFSQGQGNREQQFHLWFDPTQNFHTYTILWNPQLIMFKIDETPLRVFRNYENEGISFFPKVQPQRIYASLWNADDWATQGGRVKTDWSKAPFSATYRNFNIDTSPNGAWRTHDLDANGRMKLRWVQKNYMIYNYCTDWNRFSQALPPECKKSGV, encoded by the exons atgggaGTTTCGTCAAATGGGCTTGTTGGCAAATTGCTTGTGCTTAATCTTGTTATGGTGGTTGTTGTATTGGTCATGAGCTCAACCGCCTACGGTGCAGGAAACTTCCTCGAGGCATTCGAGCCTACGTTTGGTGGCAATAGGGTTCGAGTATCTGGTCCACAAAATACTCAACTCGCACTAACCTTAGATAGGGGTTCTGGTTCTGGGTTTCGTTCTAAGAGGGAATACTTATTTGGGAGGATTGATATGCAGATTAAACTTGTTCCTGGTAACTCTGCCGGCACTGTTACTACCTTTTAT CTATCATCCGATCAAAGGACAGGTAGACACGACGAGATTGATTTTGAGTTCTTAGGGAATCTGAGTGGGCAACCTTACACCATTCATACCAATGTCTTTAGTCAAGGACAAGGCAATAGGGAGCAACAATTTCACCTTTGGTTTGACCCAACCCAAAACTTCCATACCTATACCATTCTTTGGAACCCACAACTCATTAT GTTCAAGATAGATGAAACACCATTAAGAGTATTTAGAAACTACGAAAACGAAGGAATATCCTTCTTTCCAAAGGTACAACCCCAAAGAATATACGCAAGTCTTTGGAATGCAGACGATTGGGCAACACAAGGTGGTCGAGTGAAGACAGATTGGTCTAAGGCACCCTTCTCAGCCACTTATCGTAACTTCAACATCGATACCTCGCCCAATGGTGCATGGAGAACCCATGATCTTGATGCCAATGGTAGGATGAAATTGAGATGGGTTCAAAAGAACTACATGATTTATAACTATTGTACCGATTGGAACCGTTTCTCTCAAGCTTTACCTCCCGAATGCAAGAAATCAGGGGTTTAG
- the LOC130826016 gene encoding uncharacterized protein LOC130826016 isoform X1, with the protein MDHYPVIVYWGGEVSYTESHVGYNRGLNTVMFIHRQNINFEVFHSKICDVIGCDRNCFMLKMKMKYPVTGKNVLVSIKNDKSISALAYAASQAPGTAIGIYVELVANLDNTREVITSMELPESGPNVRHDTFTEMLSNPNYVNEHLDEFTSPTHSRGIGGGVMNTFSTSHLGRRNANEVDSLDQEDEHIDYDSKEEDERREALDAAIRDGAPSQD; encoded by the coding sequence atggatcattatcccgttatagtgtattggggtggggaagtaagttatactgaATCCCATGTTGGGTATAATAGAGGATTAAATACAGtcatgtttatccatcgtcagaatattaattttgaggtgtttcatagcaaaatctgtgatgtaattggttgtgatcgcaactgttttatgttaaaaatgaagatgaaataTCCagtgactgggaaaaatgtgttagtctcgattaagaatgataaaagcataagtgctcttgcttatgcggcatcacaagcccctggaacggcaatagggatttatgttgaattggttgcaaatttggataatacGAGAGAAGTCATAACCAGCATGGAACTTCCGGAATCAGGTCCTAatgtacgccatgatacattcacagaaatgttaagtaacccaaattacgttaatgagcacttagatgagtttacctctccaactcattcacgtggcattggtggtggtgtaatgaacaccttttccacgagtcacttgggtaggcgtaatgcgaacgaggttgactctttagatcaggaggatgagcatattgattatGATTCAAAGGAGGAGgatgaaagaagagaagctctagatgcagcgattagagatggtgctccatctcaagactag
- the LOC130826016 gene encoding serine/threonine-protein phosphatase 7 long form homolog isoform X2: MTWQPYTAAKMNALPHICTSVHEIWRSRCPLICFDIVELHLPDRVMRQFGLEQVIPHACDTQPQLHAIDRRTGDKNYVVRHRSHVDAWNDRASELVRGENFTGHSSGTYMSWYRRISILRLTNTTFAQPGSHYHPTSTLLAERI; this comes from the exons atgacatggcagccttacacagcggctaagatgaACGCTCTGCcacacatatgtacatcggtccacgagatttggagatcgcgttgtccacttatttgctttgacatcgtcgagctacatctcccggatcgtgtcatgcgtcaattcggtttggagcaggttattccgcatgcctgtgacacccaacctcaactacatgcgatcgatcggaggactggggacaagaactacgtcgtacgacatagatcgcatgtagatgcgtggaatgaccgagcatctGAATTGGTTCGAGGAGAgaacttcacaggtcatagctctggtacgtacatgagttggtacaggcgtatctccatattacgcctaacgaacaccacatttgcgcagccaggatcacattaccatccgacatctacgttactg gctgagcgcatctga
- the LOC130825888 gene encoding uncharacterized protein LOC130825888: MKYDDNNNNKDTVFGGFIASPPLTPLVKPRGVIRPTVVGTVWWRLVSKVGVSIVGKTLHTYFEDFQFGVSTQGGGEAILNSVNRLVECKGDVVGISMLLVDFQNAFNLVDTSVMLQPVRLYYSNSILWSCQGVQQDDPLSPLLFSLILHPLVLKIHQSCKLNLQAWYLDDGTIVRDTLMVAKALNVIKEEEPSRCLFLNLDKTELFWPREDPRSREDGVFPPNISRPCVGVKLLGGPVSTDQSFCRGFSLKRVSKTIELMTTVSKLHDLQCELLLLRYCVGVGRLFYALRTCPSDWLGDTQVQFDLALCSSLEKIVTASEPGFGDWLWRLATLPIKRGGLGIYSTDYVINYAFLTFRL, translated from the coding sequence ATGAAATacgatgataataataataataaggatacAGTGTTTGGGGGTTTTATAGCAAGTCCACCGCTTACCCCATTGGTTAAGCCAAGGGGTGTTATTCGTCCTACTGTGGTTGGTACGGTGTGGTGGAGGCTTGTTTCTAAAGTTGGCGTTTCTATTGTTGGGAAAACCTTGCACACCTATTTTGAAGATTTTCAGTTTGGAGTAAGCACACAAGGGGGTGGTGAGGCTATTCTTAATTCTGTTAACCGGCTTGTTGAATGCAAGGGTGATGTTGTTGGTATCTCCATGCTCTTGGTGGATTTTCAAAATGCTTTCAACTTAGTTGATACAAGTGTCATGTTGCAACCTGTTCGGCTATATTATAGTAACTCTATTCTCTGGTCCTGTCAAGGTGTTCAACAAGATGACCCTCTAAGCCCTCTCCTTTTTTCCCTTATTTTACACCCCTTGGTCTTGAAAATTCATCAGTCTTGTAAGCTTAACCTCCAGGCTTGGTATCTTGATGATGGCACTATTGTGAGAGATACCCTTATGGTCGCCAAGGCCTTAAACGTTATTAAGGAGGAAGAGCCATCTCGTTGTTTATTTCTCAATCTGGATAAGACTGAACTTTTCTGGCCTAGGGAGGATCCAAGGAGTAGAGAGGACGGGGTTTTCCCACCTAACATATCTCGTCCTTGTGTAGGGGTGAAACTTCTTGGTGGGCCGGTGAGTACAGATCAGAGCTTTTGTCGTGGTTTTTCTCTAAAGAGGGTTTCTAAAACCATTGAGCTCATGACAACTGTTAGCAAACTCCATGATCTACAATGTGAGCTTCTTCTTCTTCGCTATTGTGTTGGGGTAGGAAGGCTATTTTATGCGTTGAGGACTTGCCCTTCAGATTGGTTAGGGGACACACAAGTCCAGTTTGATCTTGCTTTGTGCTCTTCTTTGGAGAAGATTGTTACAGCCTCTGAGCCGGGTTTTGGGGACTGGCTATGGAGGTTAGCTACCCTCCCCATTAAGAGGGGTGGGCTTGGCATCTACTCGACGGACTATGTTATTAACTATGCTTTCCTTACTTTTCGTCTTTAA
- the LOC130826015 gene encoding xyloglucan endotransglucosylase protein 1-like has translation MIFSSNGHHMVLKLVIVVVLMVLSSTAYGAGSFYDEFDPTFGDHRVQISGPGNRDLSLTLDQYSGSGFRSKKEFLYGRIDMQIKLIAGDSAGTVTTFYLTSDQSTGIHDEIDFEFLGNSSGHPYTVHTNVFSQGQGNREQQFHLWFDPSKAFHTYSIVWNPKLIMFLVDNIPLRVFRNYENHGIMFFPKNQRQRIYASLWEADDWATQGGRVKTDWSKAPFKAYYRNFNIDTSDKGAWKTHDLDENSRRRLRWVQKNYMIYDYCSDWKRFSQSFPPECKNSKFN, from the exons ATGATATTTTCTTCAAATGGGCACCATATGGTGCTTAAGCTAGTTATTGTAGTTGTTCTAATGGTATTGAGTTCTACTGCCTATGGAGCAGGCAGTTTTTACGACGAGTTCGACCCTACATTTGGTGATCATAGAGTTCAGATTTCGGGTCCTGGTAATCGGGACCTTTCGCTTACCTTAGACCAATATTCGGGTTCAGGATTTCGATCTAAGAAGGAATTTTTGTATGGAAGGATTGATATGCAAATAAAGCTCATTGCCGGTGACTCAGCTGGCACTGTCACTACCTTTTAT TTAACATCGGATCAAAGTACAGGAATACATGatgaaattgattttgaattcctTGGAAATTCAAGTGGGCACCCTTACACTGTCCACACTAATGTGTTTAGCCAAGGTCAAGGCAACAGGGAGCAACAATTTCACCTTTGGTTTGACCCATCTAAGGCCTTTCATACCTATTCCATTGTTTGGAACCCTAAACTCATCAT GTTTTTGGTGGACAATATACCACTGAGAGTATTCAGAAACTACGAGAATCATGGAATTATGTTCTTCCCTAAGAATCAAAGGCAAAGAATATATGCTAGTCTTTGGGAAGCCGACGATTGGGCAACACAAGGTGGTCGAGTCAAGACTGATTGGTCTAAAGCTCCATTCAAAGCTTACTATCGTAACTTCAACATTGATACCTCAGACAAAGGAGCATGGAAAACCCATGATCTTGATGAAAATAGTAGGAGAAGATTGAGATGGGTTCAAAAGAACtatatgatttatgattattGTAGTGATTGGAAGAGattttctcaatcttttccTCCTGAGTGCAAAAATTCCAAATTTAATTAA